The proteins below are encoded in one region of Oryzias melastigma strain HK-1 linkage group LG9, ASM292280v2, whole genome shotgun sequence:
- the cmya5 gene encoding cardiomyopathy-associated protein 5 — translation MEECESVAFEMTELQEFEASDVNSQDDEDEVEELQNSLREVVQDQSVKPKLQCLMVDPSFSMVTVQSEDSGIVWETASSRCSTPWASEASSTSEAYSMEGSGGAGKITIVFDEEKVIRRRTRSGGRSSRLGDRLSRPGSSRSASALGVERLEMAEVSLPNVKEEKTETEADLDEIKNKDQQLFSLISEGYEILNIRVPSKLPTVDEEESTELQDNLFYLDQTPKIKPRNHQNWAEHKTDDQEEEEETPETAESSKADSSQPTVGTGLGQRDSACDIDYFEKFTLLDVVSGEQASALQDNAAQPAEKLPTEKQTAVEEAATESPSAPEDSFVFVTDVEIVGEHLDEVFYGEGPPAPQQRGEDVDSGSRMRTRRESQRSTKEGGSVLFMSEETTLTPIFISPGPPKIIDPILLEEPSALSFMYSDLYEDAEGERRRSDEECSEPESVVSEKSYKRRLSDSEEAEGYLEKFILKDETPVVEVQVESVKDKNKGRMVWPQNKFEMTGSLIRVKEIEEEEKAKTEDGEMQEVSVGEDLHSEKIVEEPLIAAQQQAVEDLELKSETDQQDLHKEEANETEPPLQSTETIPVLCQEEVEAELTQETKEIQRGDEEEAPSKTRTGTDVVEKMSTAPGSKELAALDSKTQTESSLSEKATPQSVSREEKLATEAKDHVGEPEKETFSKPKLETEPPETEASPAQTEALTDCDAQTTVKVSEQEETAKQIRINDQEVTQVEEPKAQTETSEEKLLEAADVGQESELQTQSQGEMTEPVIPAEPDTQSTVKCVQICEADQIKTHTESEETSKALEVSSEFKTEDIEADIQDIVGVGDEFILLVPKGQIVEMDIEVGQWSEKTPEAALEPDRTIGLQLPESLTEEAEAELEAKEDQLDLEPPPVLVEEPAIDDQEIEMDTEPVAVTSGENLSGLKEDELESKQTEEELKPDVQKLKDALEDNIPTEDSLLVDLKNEDVGREQEKDQVVEEAAGVTVEELGYEVVSEQEVKEILESVIHADVGETFLEQEEKMDVEKDEQTELFSEELMEEDYEIIDAEEEGQARLAAELQGMDWFCATCECLLSEDERTSAEHVGHELSSVDEAYEEIKETLGNWISELQERSENIEDLVSELELAYNSVEDQFVENEEAMQAQNEEMKALVMEQYNGMSVSMEEEKKAKLEQLYDKIVSFQENIDSAKSTLEITAREAETDARPPEDIHSRLKAALDATLSLELGPKGLLVFEDYAKANTSSSNNLAQRKGIPVPKRPTLQPQEPGSATSSSVTVYWTINTGDVIDCFQVYCMEHPQGAVSEEYRVTVKESYCVLEELEPDKMYKVWVMAVNYSGCSLPSDRLIFRTAPSVPVMDTERCTVLWDSATLRWSPAKEDTPGQTYTLEYCRQYELEGEGLRSISGVNVCEQSVVLQPNENYLFYIKAVNEAGASEQSEAALISTKGTRFHLLKGSAHAALELSEDQTTVNYLPDTHKAASDKECPFILGEMFPARGLYYWETVVSGSTAYRLGVAYGTGSSNGSLGENSSSWCLQSVPSPSGCRYLLLHNSIQSSVFVTDTPQRVGTLLDYQHGCLSFYDAASGRLLGTFRQRFTEPCHPALGLEQPGRLQLCMVQELPQFAKDS, via the exons ATGGAGGAATGTGAGAGTGTAGCGTTTGAGATGACGGAGCTGCAGGAGTTTGAAGCCTCAGATGTCAACAGCCAGGATGACGAAGATGAAGTGGAGGAGCTACAAAACAG TCTGCGAGAGGTGGTCCAGGACCAGTCTGTGAAGCCTAAGCTCCAGTGCCTGATGGTGGATCCATCATTCTCCATGGTAACGGTTCAGAGTGAGGACAGTGGCATTGTTTGGGAGACGGCCTCCAGCCGCTGCTCTACTCCCTGGGCGTCTGAGGCCAGCTCCACCTCGGAGGCTTACAGCATGGAGGGCTCTGGAGGCGCGGGAAAAATCACCATCGTGTTTGACGAGGAGAAAGTCATCCGCAGGAGGACGCGGTCCGGAGGGAGAAGCAGCAGACTGGGGGACCGACTGAGCAGACCTGGGAGTTCCAGGTCAGCTTCGGCTTTGGGAGTTGAGCGGCTGGAGATGGCCGAGGTTTCTCTTCCCAACGTCAAAGAAGAGAAGACGGAAACAGAGGCAGACTTGGACGAGATAAAGAACAAAGATCAGCAGCTGTTTAGTTTAATTTCAGAAGGTTATGAGATTCTTAACATCAGAGTTCCCTCCAAACTTCCCACCGTCGATGAAGAGGAGAGTACAGAGCTGCAGGACAATCTCTTCTATCTGGACCAGACTCCAAAGATTAAACCTCGGAACCACCAGAACTGGGCGGAGCATAAGACAGATgatcaggaggaggaggaggaaacacCAGAGACCGCTGAG TCCTCAAAGGCTGATTCCTCACAGCCAACAGTGGGTACAGGGCTTGGACAGAGAGACAGTGCCTGTGACATCGACTACTTTGAGAAGTTCACTCTTCTGGATGTGGTTTCTGGAGAACAAGCATCAGCGCTGCAGGACAACGCAGCACAGCCAGCTGAAAAACtcccaacagaaaaacaaacggCGGTAGAGGAGGCCGCCACAGAGAGCCCCTCTGCCCCCGAAGACTCCTTTGTGTTCGTCACGGATGTGGAGATAGTTGGAGAACACCTGGATGAGGTTTTCTATGGAGAAGGACCTCCTGCGCCGCAGCAGAGGGGAGAGGATGTGGACAGCGGGTCCAGGATGAGAACAAGACGCGAGAGCCAGAGGTCGACCAAGGAGGGCGGCTCTGTGCTCTTCATGAGTGAGGAGACCACGCTCACTCCTATTTTCATCTCTCCTGGACCTCCTAAGATCATCGACCCCATCCTCCTGGAGGAGCCTTCTGCGCTGTCCTTCATGTACTCAGACCTATACGAAGATGCTGAaggtgagaggaggaggagcgatGAAGAGTGCTCCGAGCCAGAGAGCGTGGTTTCAGAGAAATCGTACAAAAGGCGTTTATCAGACTCCGAGGAGGCCGAAGGGTACCTAGAGAAATTCATTTTGAAAGACGAAACTCCTGTTGTGGAGGTGCAGGTGGAGTCGGTGAAGGACAAGAATAAAGGGAGGATGGTGTGGCCACAGAACAAGTTTGAAATGACCGGAAGTCTGATTAGGGTTAAGGAaatagaggaggaggagaaggcaAAGACAGAGGATGGTGAGATGCAGGAGGTGAGTGTTGGAGAGGATTTGCACTCTGAAAAAATTGTAGAGGAACCTCTTATAGCGGCCCAGCAGCAGGCTGTAGAAGATTTGGAGCTTAAATCTGAGACGGACCAACAGGATCTCCACAAGGAAGAAGCAAACGAGACAGAACCTCCTTTACAGAGCACAGAAACAATACCTGTGCTTTGCCAGGAAGAGGTGGAAGCTGAGCTAACACAGGAGACCAAGGAGATTCAGAGAGGTGATGAAGAAGAAGCTCCTAGCAAAACCAGAACAGGTACGGATGTggttgaaaaaatgtcaacagcaCCTGGAAGCAAAGAACTGGCTGCACTGGACTCTAAAACCCAGACAGAAAGCAGTTTGTCTGAAAAGGCAACTCCACAGAGTGTGTCAAGGGAAGAAAAACTAGCAACAGAGGCTAAAGATCATGTGGGAGAACCTGAAAAGGAAACTTTTAGTAAGCCCAAACTGGAAACAGAACCTCCAGAAACAGAAGCATCTCCTGCACAGACTGAAGCTCTCACGGACTGTGACGCACAGACAACAGTGAAAGTGTCTGAACAGGAAGAAACAGCAAAGCAAATTAGGATTAATGATCAGGAGGTAACTCAAGTGGAAGAGCCAAAAGCTCAAACTGAAACGTCTGAGGAGAAGCTTCTGGAAGCTGCAGATGTaggtcaggagtcagagcttcAAACCCAAAGTCAAGGTGAGATGACCGAGCCTGTGATCCCAGCAGAACCGGACACACAATCCACCGTCAAATGTGTGCAAATCTGCGAAGCTGATCAAATCAAAACCCACACAGAATCGGAGGAAACCAGTAAAGCTTTAGAAGTCAGTTCTGAATTTAAGACAGAAGATATTGAGGCTGACATTCAGGACATTGTAGGTGTTGGTGATGAGTTCATCCTTCTGGTTCCCAAAGGACAAATTGTAGAGATGGACATAGAGGTCGGTCAGTGGTCAGAGAAGACTCCAGAAGCAGCACTAGAACCAGACAGAACCATCGGACTTCAGCTTCCAGAGTCTCTGACTGAGGAAGCAGAGGCAGAACTTGAAGCAAAAGAAGATCAACTAGATCTTGAGCCACCGCCTGTGCTTGTTGAAGAGCCAGCCATAGACGACCAGGAGATTGAAATGGATACAGAACCAGTGGCTGTCACTTCTGGGGAGAATTTGTCTGGGCTGAAAGAGGACGAGTTGGAGTCAAAGCAAACAGAGGAGGAACTAAAGCCAGACGTTCAGAAGTTAAAAGATGCACTGGAGGATAATATTCCTACAGAGGATTCTCTTCTTGTCGATctgaaaaatgaagatgttggACGAGAACAGGAGAAAGACCAAGTTGTTGAGGAGGCTGCAGGTGTAACTGTCGAAGAGCTCGGGTATGAGGTGGTATCTGAGCAGGAGGTGAAAGAAATTCTTGAATCGGTAATACATGCAGATGTTGGAGAGACTTTCTTGGAGCAGGAAGAGAAGATGGACGTAGAGAAGGACGAGCAAACAGAACTTTTTAGTGAAGAGCTTATGGAGGAAGATTATGAGATCATTGACGCCGAGGAGGAAGGTCAGGCCCGACTGGCTGCTGAGCTGCAGGGGATGGATTGGTTCTGTGCTACCTGTGAATGTCTGCTGTCAGAGGACGAGCGCACGTCTGCGGAGCACGTCGGCCATGAGCTCAGCTCTGTGGATGAAGCCTATGAGGAGATCAAG GAGACACTGGGTAACTGGATCTCAGAGCTTCAGGAGAGATCAGAGAACATTGAAGACCTGGTGTCAGAGCTGGAGTTGGCCTACAACTCTGTAGAG GACCAGTTTGTGGAGAACGAGGAGGCCATGCAGGCGCAGAATGAGGAGATGAAGGCTCTGGTGATGGAGCAGTACAACGGCATGTCAGTCAGcatggaggaggagaagaaggccAAGCTGGAGCAGCTCTACGACAAGATCGTTTCCTTCCAGGAGAACATCGACTCTGCCAAGAGCACTTTGGAGATCACTGCCAGGGAGGCAGAGACGGATGCTCGG ccacctgAGGACATTCATTCAAG ACTCAAAGCAGCTCTGGATGCAACCTTGTCATTGGAGTTGGGTCCCAAGGGCCTGCTGGTGTTCGAGGACTACGCCAAGGCCAacacttccagctccaacaacCTTGCACAACGCAAAGGAATCCCAG TGCCCAAAAGACCCACCCTGCAGCCCCAAGAGCCCGGCTCAGCCACCAGCTCCAGCGTCACCGTCTACTGGACAAtcaacactggagatgtcaTCGACTGCTTCCAGGTCTACTGCATGGAGCATCCACAGGGAG CGGTGTCAGAGGAGTACCGGGTGACGGTTAAGGAGAGCTACTGCGTCCTCGAGGAACTGGAGCCTGATAAGATGTACAAAGTGTGGGTGATGGCTGTCAACTACTCAGGCTGCTCTCTGCCCAGCGACAGACTGATCTTCAGAACTG CTCCCTCAGTGCCAGTGATGGACACTGAGCGCTGTACAGTCCTTTGGGATTCAGCCACGCTGAGATGGAGCCCAGCAAAGGAAGATACTCCTGGACAGACTTACACGCTGGAGTACTGCCGCCAGTATGAACTGGAGGGAGAGGGGCTCAG GTCCATCTCTGGAGTGAACGTCTGTGAACAGAGTGTGGTCCTCCAGCCCAATGAGAATTACCTGTTCTACATCAAAGCTGTGAATGAGGCAGGCGCCAGCGAGCAGAGCGAGGCTGCACTCATTTCTACTAAAG GGACGAGGTTCCACCTGCTGAAAGGCTCCGCCCACGCCGCTCTGGAGCTGTCAGAGGATCAGACCACCGTGAACTATTTACCGGATACTCACAAAGCTGCCTCTGATAAAGA GTGTCCATTCATCCTGGGTGAGATGTTTCCAGCTCGAGGCCTCTACTACTGGGAGACAGTCGTGTCAGGAAGTACAGCCTATAGACTCGGGGTGGCATACGGTACAGGCAGTTCAAACGGTTCACTTGGTGAAAACAGCTCATCATGGTGTTTACAGAGCGTTCCTTCACCATCAGG CTGCAGGTATCTGCTGCTTCACAATAGCATTCAGTCCTCTGTGTTTGTGACGGATACGCCTCAGCGAGTGGGAACCCTCCTGGACTATCAGCACGGCTGTCTGTCTTTCTACGACGCTGCAAGCGGCCGGTTGTTGGGTACCTTCAGGCAGCGCTTCACCGAGCCCTGCCACCCGGCTCTGGGGCTGGAGCAGCCGGGCCGCCTGCAGCTGTGCATGGTGCAGGAGCTGCCCCAATTTGCAAAAGACAGCTAG